One Carassius gibelio isolate Cgi1373 ecotype wild population from Czech Republic chromosome A20, carGib1.2-hapl.c, whole genome shotgun sequence DNA segment encodes these proteins:
- the LOC127938603 gene encoding regulator of G-protein signaling 6 → MAQASQDLGAVGVADPDEDSPNMIAYRKIEDIITRLQDETEGVPVRTVKSFLSKIPSVVTGSDIVQWMMKNLIIDDPAEAIHIGSLIAAQGYIFPISDHVLTLKDDGTLYRFQAPYFWPSNCWEPENTDYAIYLCKRTMQNKTRLELADYEAENLARLQRAFARKWEFIFMQAEAQVKIDRKKDKTERKILDSQERAFWDVHRPVPGCVNTTEMDIRKCRRLKNPQRVKKSVYGVVDDTQTQSPVHIPSLQSNKGTREDVEKEILFLNTQLDRHCMKMSKVADTLMSYTEQYLDYDPFLTIPEPANPWTSDDVTFWELEASKDPSQQRVKKWAFSLDEALKDPVGREQFLKFLESEFSSENLLFWLAVQDLKCRPLQEVAARAQEIWQEFLAEGAPSAINLDSHSYERTSQNLKDPGRYSFEDAQDHIYKLMKSDSYPRFLRSNAYQDLLLARKKPETEQGRRTSLEKFTRSVGKSLTSKRLTGLMQSS, encoded by the exons ATTGAGGACATCATCACACGCCTCCAAGATGAAACTGAAGGTGTGCCCGTCAGAACGGTCAAGAGCTTCCTGTCCAAGATTCCCAGCGTTGTTACAG gtTCTGACATTGTTCAGTGGATGATGAAGAACCTTATCATAGATGATCCTG cGGAGGCCATTCACATCGGCAGCCTGATTGCCGCCCAAGGCTACATATTCCCCATCTCTGATCACGTTCTCACCCTCAAGGATGATGGGACGTTATACCGCTTTCAG GCTCCATACTTTTGGCCCTCTAATTGCTGGGAGCCAGAGAACACAGACTACG CCATCTATCTGTGCAAGCGGACCATGCAGAACAAGACTCGGCTGGAGCTGGCGGACTATGAGGCG GAGAATCTAGCGAGACTACAAAGGGCTTTTGCCAGAAAGTGGGAGTTCATCTTCATGCAGGCTGAGGCACAGGTCAA GATCGACAGGAAAAAAGACAAAACGGAGAGAAAGATTCTGGATAGTCAAGAGAGAGCCTTCTGGGATGTTCATCGTCCCGTG CCTGGGTGTGTTAACACCACAGAGATGGACATCAGGAAGTGTCGTCGCCTGAAGAATCCTCAAAGGGTGAAAAAG TCAGTGTACGGGGTAGTGGATGACACACAGACTCAGAGTCCTGTACACATACCCTCACTGCAGAGCAACAAGGGCACCAGAGAGGACGTAGAGAAAGAG ATTCTGTTCTTGAACACTCAGTTGGATCGACACTGTATGAAAATGTCCAAAGTCGCTGACAC ATTGATGAGCTACACAGAGCAGTATCTTGACTATGACCCCTTTTTGACAATACCAGAGCCAGCTAACCCCTGGACCAGTGATGATGTCACATTCTGGGAACTAGAGGCCAG tAAGGACCCGAGTCAACAGCGAGTAAAGAAGTGGGCTTTCTCATTGGACGAGGCTTTAAAGGACCCAGTGGGCCGTGAGCAGTTTCTTAAATTCCTGGAGTCCGAATTCAGCTCCGAGAACCTGCT GTTCTGGTTGGCTGTGCAGGATCTGAAGTGCCGCCCCCTGCAGGAAGTGGCGGCTCGTGCTCAGGAGATCTGGCAGGAGTTTCTTGCTGAGGGAGCTCCCAGTGCCATCAATCTAGACTCACACAGCTACGAGCGCACCAGTCAGAATCTAAAAGACCCGGGCCGCTACAGCTTTGAAGATGCCCAG GACCACATCTACAAGCTGATGAAGAGTGACAGCTACCCTCGTTTCCTGCGCTCCAATGCTTACCAGGACCTCCTGCTGGCCAGAAAGAAG CCTGAGACTGAGCAAGGCCGACGCACATCCCTGGAGAAATTCACTCGCAGTGTG